A portion of the Blastopirellula sediminis genome contains these proteins:
- the trmD gene encoding tRNA (guanosine(37)-N1)-methyltransferase TrmD: MRFDVLTLFPEIFSSYLGQSLLAKAIEGNLVEVHPHDMRKWANDKHNRVDDRPFGGGAGMVIRAEPVVECVEAVQQEGNQPGRLIMLTPQGRRLDQRLVEELSQEKRLLLLCGRYEGFDQRVSDLLHPEEVSIGDYVLNGGEVAAMAIIDAVIRLIPGVLGDETSSVDDSFSSGNRLLEFPQYTRPRVYRGLAAPDVLLSGDHAQIAAWRKQQSIERTKRRRADLLDRQAETEDE; this comes from the coding sequence ATGCGTTTCGACGTACTGACTTTGTTTCCTGAGATCTTCTCCAGCTACCTGGGGCAGAGCCTTCTGGCGAAGGCGATCGAAGGAAACCTGGTCGAGGTCCATCCGCATGACATGCGGAAATGGGCTAACGATAAGCACAATCGCGTCGATGACCGCCCTTTCGGCGGCGGCGCAGGAATGGTGATTCGCGCGGAACCGGTCGTCGAGTGCGTCGAAGCGGTTCAGCAAGAAGGAAACCAGCCTGGTCGCTTGATCATGCTGACCCCGCAAGGGAGACGGCTCGATCAGCGACTGGTGGAAGAGTTGAGCCAGGAGAAGCGACTGCTGCTTTTGTGCGGTCGCTACGAAGGGTTTGACCAACGCGTCAGCGACCTCCTCCATCCCGAGGAGGTTTCGATCGGCGACTATGTCCTCAACGGGGGCGAAGTCGCGGCGATGGCGATCATCGACGCCGTGATCCGGCTCATCCCAGGCGTGCTGGGAGACGAGACGAGCAGCGTCGACGATAGTTTTAGCTCGGGCAATCGGCTGTTGGAGTTTCCGCAATACACGCGACCTCGCGTCTATCGCGGACTTGCGGCGCCAGACGTCCTGCTAAGCGGCGACCACGCCCAGATCGCCGCCTGGCGAAAACAACAGAGCATTGAACGAACAAAACGGCGGCGAGCCGATTTACTCGATCGCCAAGCCGAGACTGAAGACGAATAA
- a CDS encoding thioredoxin-like domain-containing protein, with translation MMQTNRSLSICLMLVLLLSTFGCGPSRPAVVAAAEEGRKAAEQTDAEPADPAKPAEGEEDNKIPEPFPRRIPSPEFPTDMEWMNTSGPVRLRDLRGKFVLLDFWTYCCINCIHILPELKKLEHEFPNELVVIGVHSAKFENEGDAKNIAEAILRYEIEHPVVNDNQHRIWNSFFVRSWPTMYLIDPEGNVVFGRSGEFEAKEIAAVLNRAIPYYEQQKTLDRTPIRFELLAYSQDPTPLRFPGKVLADEKSNRLFIADSNHNRIVVADLDGKLIETIGNGAIGTSDGDYANASFHHLQGMALDGDALYVADTENHMLRQVDLKAKTVKTIAGKGEQGRSAWPGMPETGMLRSQVPDRYVGKPLETALNSPWALWVKGDDLYIAMAGPHQIWKMKLDGSEIGPYAGNGREDIVDGPLLPPVPYEQGYSSFAQPSGLTSDGTWLYVADSEGSSIRAVPFDPKEKVRTVTGSAHLASGRLFDFGDKDGSATEARLQHALGVCYVDGQIYIADTYNSKIRVADAKTGDVKTVAGTGEHGADDNAPTFDEPAGLSYAKGKLYVADTNNHLIRTIDLKTNQVKTLTIEGLTPPSPPKVKQAPNFSSAVEVMLDPAKVTATDGQVKLNVDIQLPVGWKINTLAPTSYYLEGKSSGPAQIAAEVELMTLPEPKSQFTISVPVAGEGKSTVKLSLRYYFCEDGVDGLCKTAEVRWTVPLEVVASGGESGVTLTTQPEVGL, from the coding sequence ATGATGCAAACGAATCGAAGTCTGAGCATCTGTTTGATGCTCGTTTTGCTCCTTTCTACCTTTGGATGCGGACCAAGCCGACCAGCTGTCGTCGCCGCCGCCGAAGAAGGACGCAAAGCGGCCGAGCAAACCGATGCCGAACCAGCCGATCCGGCGAAACCAGCAGAAGGTGAGGAGGACAATAAAATTCCTGAACCATTCCCCCGCCGTATTCCGTCGCCTGAATTCCCCACCGACATGGAGTGGATGAATACTTCAGGCCCGGTCCGATTACGCGACTTGCGCGGAAAGTTCGTGCTGCTCGACTTCTGGACCTATTGCTGCATTAACTGCATTCATATTCTGCCAGAACTGAAAAAGCTGGAGCACGAGTTCCCCAACGAACTGGTGGTGATCGGCGTTCATTCGGCGAAGTTTGAAAATGAAGGGGACGCCAAGAATATCGCGGAGGCGATCCTTCGCTACGAAATCGAACACCCGGTCGTCAACGACAACCAACATCGGATCTGGAATTCGTTCTTCGTCCGCAGCTGGCCGACGATGTACCTGATCGATCCGGAAGGAAACGTCGTCTTCGGTCGCAGCGGCGAGTTTGAAGCGAAAGAGATCGCCGCCGTGTTGAATCGTGCGATTCCTTATTACGAACAACAGAAGACGCTCGATCGGACGCCGATTCGTTTCGAGTTGCTCGCCTATAGCCAAGACCCGACTCCGCTTCGCTTTCCCGGTAAAGTGCTTGCCGACGAAAAGTCGAACCGGCTGTTCATCGCCGATAGCAATCACAACCGGATCGTCGTCGCCGATCTCGACGGCAAGCTGATCGAGACGATCGGCAACGGCGCCATCGGCACATCCGACGGCGACTATGCCAACGCCAGCTTCCATCACCTGCAAGGGATGGCGCTCGATGGCGACGCCCTTTACGTCGCCGACACCGAAAACCACATGCTCCGCCAAGTCGACCTGAAGGCGAAAACGGTGAAGACCATCGCCGGCAAGGGCGAACAAGGCCGTAGCGCCTGGCCCGGCATGCCGGAAACAGGCATGCTCCGCTCGCAAGTTCCCGATCGTTACGTCGGCAAGCCGCTCGAAACGGCGCTGAACAGCCCCTGGGCTTTGTGGGTAAAGGGGGATGACCTCTACATCGCGATGGCTGGTCCGCATCAGATCTGGAAGATGAAGCTCGACGGTTCGGAAATCGGACCGTATGCCGGTAACGGCCGGGAAGACATTGTCGACGGCCCGCTGTTGCCGCCGGTCCCGTATGAACAAGGTTATTCGTCGTTCGCGCAGCCTTCGGGCCTGACGTCCGACGGGACCTGGCTCTACGTCGCGGACAGCGAAGGAAGCTCGATCCGCGCCGTTCCATTCGATCCCAAAGAAAAAGTTCGGACCGTGACTGGTTCGGCCCATTTGGCTTCGGGCCGACTGTTCGACTTCGGCGACAAGGATGGCTCGGCGACCGAAGCTCGCCTGCAACACGCACTCGGCGTTTGTTACGTCGATGGGCAGATCTACATCGCCGACACCTACAACAGCAAAATCCGGGTCGCCGACGCCAAAACCGGCGACGTGAAGACTGTTGCCGGAACCGGCGAACATGGGGCCGACGACAACGCCCCCACCTTTGACGAACCGGCCGGGCTCAGCTACGCCAAGGGCAAGCTGTACGTGGCCGACACCAACAACCACCTGATCCGGACGATCGACCTGAAAACCAACCAGGTCAAAACGCTGACGATCGAAGGGCTGACCCCGCCGTCGCCGCCGAAAGTGAAACAGGCCCCGAATTTCTCTTCCGCCGTGGAAGTGATGCTCGATCCGGCCAAGGTGACCGCGACTGACGGCCAAGTGAAGCTGAACGTTGACATTCAGCTACCGGTTGGCTGGAAGATCAATACGCTGGCGCCGACTAGCTATTACCTGGAAGGGAAATCGTCTGGGCCGGCCCAAATCGCCGCCGAGGTCGAATTGATGACCCTGCCAGAGCCGAAGTCGCAGTTTACGATCTCCGTTCCGGTCGCCGGCGAAGGGAAGTCGACCGTGAAACTTTCGCTCCGCTACTACTTCTGTGAGGACGGGGTCGACGGGCTCTGCAAGACCGCGGAAGTCCGCTGGACCGTTCCCCTGGAAGTGGTCGCATCGGGGGGCGAGTCAGGCGTTACGCTCACCACGCAGCCCGAAGTGGGCCTGTAA
- a CDS encoding cytochrome-c peroxidase, whose amino-acid sequence MVLRSLSLILLLLAPLGRATADDFISEVPLGLDWVRVPDGNPQTAAKVALGRRLFFDPQLSRDKSISCASCHDPEQGWSLSTPVAKGVDGRTGERNPLSIINTGLQHSLFWDGRAKTLEEQALEPIQNRVEMDMDLRELEKRLAADPAYVVQFQESFAGDVTAERVTQAIAAFERTLLAAETPYDLFRNGRATAMDDQMSRGSGVFFSRANCGDCHIAKVLTDHQFHDTGIGASPQKIRTPMLRDLERTAPYMHDGSLTTLRDVVDYYDRGGNRRDGLDVRMRPLGLSKSEKEDLLYFLEAGLRSRNYPGRETDAGMASATNSP is encoded by the coding sequence ATGGTCCTCCGTTCGCTTAGCTTGATCTTGCTTCTCCTCGCGCCCCTTGGTCGCGCGACGGCGGATGATTTCATTTCAGAGGTGCCGCTGGGGCTCGATTGGGTCCGTGTGCCGGACGGAAACCCGCAGACGGCGGCCAAAGTAGCGCTCGGTCGCCGGTTGTTTTTCGATCCGCAACTATCGCGCGACAAGTCGATCAGCTGCGCGTCGTGTCATGACCCGGAGCAAGGTTGGTCACTCTCGACGCCGGTCGCCAAAGGAGTTGATGGTCGCACCGGTGAGCGGAATCCGCTGTCGATTATCAACACGGGTCTGCAGCACTCGCTCTTTTGGGACGGACGAGCGAAAACGCTGGAAGAGCAAGCGCTAGAGCCGATTCAAAACCGCGTGGAGATGGACATGGATCTGCGCGAGCTGGAGAAGCGACTCGCGGCCGATCCGGCGTACGTCGTGCAGTTTCAGGAATCGTTTGCCGGAGATGTAACCGCCGAACGCGTCACCCAGGCGATCGCCGCGTTCGAGCGGACATTGCTGGCGGCCGAAACGCCCTACGACCTGTTTCGCAATGGGCGGGCGACTGCAATGGACGACCAAATGTCCCGCGGATCGGGCGTCTTTTTCTCGCGGGCCAATTGCGGCGACTGCCATATCGCAAAAGTGCTTACCGATCATCAATTCCACGACACAGGGATTGGGGCGTCCCCCCAAAAGATCCGTACTCCAATGCTGCGCGACTTGGAGCGAACAGCCCCGTATATGCACGATGGAAGTTTGACGACCCTAAGGGATGTCGTCGATTATTACGATCGCGGCGGAAATCGACGCGACGGACTCGATGTGCGGATGCGACCGCTCGGGCTCAGCAAATCCGAGAAAGAGGATCTCCTCTATTTCCTGGAGGCGGGACTTCGCAGTCGTAACTATCCAGGCAGGGAAACGGACGCGGGTATGGCGTCGGCGACAAACTCCCCGTAA
- the rpsP gene encoding 30S ribosomal protein S16, producing MAVRIRMKRMGRTHRPFYRICAMDARSPRDGKAIEYLGTYDPFVSETDARVVLKRERVDYWLGVGAQASPKVATLIKKYGTGGTHLDAQNAALAKLQATTKFVPPKVEIAEKAPEAPAAEEAPAEGEVAETPAEEPAKEEGGE from the coding sequence GTGGCAGTACGAATTCGCATGAAGCGGATGGGTCGAACCCACCGCCCGTTTTACCGGATCTGCGCCATGGATGCCCGTTCGCCGCGTGATGGCAAGGCGATCGAGTATCTAGGCACCTATGACCCGTTCGTTTCGGAAACCGACGCTCGCGTCGTATTGAAGCGCGAACGCGTCGACTATTGGCTGGGCGTTGGCGCCCAGGCTTCGCCGAAAGTCGCTACTTTGATCAAGAAGTACGGCACCGGCGGTACGCACCTCGACGCCCAAAACGCCGCTCTCGCCAAGCTGCAGGCCACGACCAAGTTCGTGCCGCCGAAGGTCGAGATCGCCGAAAAGGCTCCCGAAGCTCCGGCTGCGGAAGAAGCTCCGGCCGAAGGCGAAGTCGCTGAAACTCCTGCCGAAGAACCGGCCAAGGAAGAAGGCGGCGAGTAA
- a CDS encoding phosphatidate phosphatase App1 family protein, which translates to MQPDDMAVSDFTANQSVVVYPTYGYPSADGRRWVVEVHGCVFEKVPDNLPRWIMLRLLARLMDATPEDLQTEIFQQRILGFTVYKHRGKQIVVEIGNRRYRLTERSAKNGQFRGRVELDRDEVEPFIESGPAGVFLPFRVVLDSDDSRSFVSRIQLLEHAGMSIISDIDDTVKHTDVATRKSMLANTFLREFSTVPGITDLFKTWEEQGAAFHYVTSSPWQLFLPLSELFLSEGLPGGTFHMKSIRFRDPSVLRLFIARRWGKRKAIKHILQTFPCRKFVLVGDSGEKDPETYGVIARKFPQQVDRIYIRDLSGKNSHPARYARAFHGLPEQLWQVFREPSEIGDRALSAPDFPQISSRFA; encoded by the coding sequence ATGCAGCCAGACGACATGGCCGTATCAGACTTTACCGCCAATCAGTCGGTAGTGGTCTATCCAACCTACGGTTACCCGTCTGCCGACGGCAGACGCTGGGTCGTGGAAGTTCATGGCTGCGTCTTTGAGAAGGTGCCGGACAACCTTCCTCGCTGGATTATGCTGCGACTGTTGGCGCGTCTGATGGATGCGACTCCGGAAGACCTGCAGACTGAGATCTTCCAGCAGCGAATCCTGGGATTCACCGTCTATAAGCACCGTGGCAAGCAGATCGTCGTCGAGATCGGCAATCGTCGCTATCGCCTGACCGAGCGATCGGCCAAGAACGGGCAGTTCCGCGGTCGCGTGGAGTTGGACCGGGACGAGGTCGAGCCGTTTATCGAATCGGGGCCGGCCGGCGTCTTTCTGCCGTTTCGCGTCGTCCTCGACTCAGACGATTCGCGGTCGTTCGTCTCGCGGATTCAACTGCTCGAGCACGCGGGGATGTCGATCATTTCCGACATCGACGACACGGTAAAGCACACCGACGTCGCAACGCGTAAGTCGATGCTGGCGAACACGTTTTTGCGTGAATTCAGCACCGTGCCGGGCATTACGGACCTGTTCAAAACCTGGGAAGAGCAGGGCGCCGCGTTTCATTACGTGACCTCCTCGCCGTGGCAGCTATTTTTGCCGCTGTCCGAGTTGTTCCTCTCGGAAGGTTTGCCGGGCGGGACCTTCCATATGAAGTCGATCCGTTTTCGCGATCCGAGCGTTTTGCGGCTATTTATTGCCCGTCGGTGGGGGAAGCGGAAGGCGATCAAGCACATTTTGCAGACCTTTCCCTGTCGCAAGTTTGTGCTCGTCGGCGATTCCGGAGAAAAAGATCCAGAAACTTACGGCGTGATTGCCCGCAAATTTCCCCAGCAGGTCGATCGGATCTATATCCGCGATTTGAGCGGGAAAAACTCGCATCCGGCCCGCTATGCCCGGGCGTTTCACGGGTTGCCGGAGCAGCTATGGCAGGTCTTCCGCGAACCGAGCGAGATCGGCGATCGGGCCCTATCGGCTCCCGACTTTCCGCAGATATCCAGCCGGTTTGCGTGA
- the ffh gene encoding signal recognition particle protein, with protein sequence MFASLQDNLRSALKTLRGKGKLSEANMRDGLKMVEEALIEADVAYPVVQDFMARVSEEALGQKVLKSLNPDQQLVGVVHEQLIALLGPVDPSLRLDKDVTVLMMCGLQGAGKTTTCGKLARLIGAEGKKALLVAADLQRPAAVQQLHVVGDSVGAKVYSEEGATDPIAVCQNAVKYARENGVSVVILDTAGRLAIDEELMEQLKTIDRKIGPDQCFLVVDGMTGQDAVNSAKAFNDALELDGVIMTKLDGDARGGALLSVKHVTGVPIKFIGVSEHMDGLEPFYADRMAGRILGMGDVLSMVEMAQREFDQDEAMKAQKALEAGNFTLDDFKRQLEQIMRPGLMTKMLGLMPGFGDMANMLKNSDHEKEMRGLRGIIDSMTPQERRNPKLITPQRRQRIATGCGKSPQDVSNLLKQFDAMSSVMKGASPSELISKMQRGDLMDPTGKMKKNKVGTGKRLSTKERAAQKKVRDKALRKRKKR encoded by the coding sequence ATGTTCGCTTCCCTGCAAGACAATCTCCGATCCGCGCTGAAAACGCTGCGCGGCAAGGGAAAGCTGTCCGAAGCGAATATGCGCGACGGCCTGAAGATGGTCGAAGAGGCGCTGATCGAAGCGGACGTCGCCTACCCGGTAGTCCAAGACTTCATGGCGCGCGTTTCGGAAGAAGCGCTGGGACAAAAGGTTCTTAAATCGCTCAATCCGGATCAGCAGCTGGTCGGCGTCGTCCACGAGCAGTTGATCGCGTTGCTGGGCCCGGTCGATCCCTCGCTGCGACTCGACAAGGACGTCACCGTCCTGATGATGTGCGGCTTGCAGGGCGCCGGGAAAACGACCACCTGCGGTAAGCTGGCCCGCTTGATCGGCGCCGAAGGGAAAAAAGCCCTGCTGGTCGCGGCCGACTTGCAGCGTCCCGCCGCCGTGCAGCAATTGCACGTGGTCGGCGACAGCGTCGGCGCCAAGGTTTACAGCGAAGAAGGCGCCACCGACCCGATTGCGGTCTGCCAGAACGCGGTGAAATATGCCCGCGAAAATGGCGTCAGCGTGGTGATTCTCGACACCGCCGGCCGTTTGGCGATCGACGAAGAGTTGATGGAGCAGCTGAAGACGATCGATCGCAAGATCGGTCCGGATCAGTGCTTCCTGGTCGTCGACGGCATGACCGGTCAAGACGCGGTCAACAGCGCGAAGGCGTTTAACGACGCTTTGGAGCTGGACGGCGTGATCATGACCAAGCTGGACGGCGACGCTCGCGGCGGCGCCCTCTTGTCGGTCAAGCACGTCACCGGCGTACCGATCAAATTCATCGGCGTCAGCGAACACATGGACGGCCTCGAGCCGTTCTACGCCGATCGCATGGCGGGGCGCATCCTCGGCATGGGGGACGTCCTCTCGATGGTCGAAATGGCTCAGCGCGAGTTCGACCAAGACGAGGCGATGAAGGCCCAGAAGGCGCTCGAAGCGGGCAATTTCACGCTCGACGACTTCAAACGCCAACTCGAACAAATCATGCGGCCCGGCCTGATGACCAAGATGCTCGGCTTGATGCCGGGCTTTGGCGACATGGCCAACATGCTGAAGAACTCCGATCACGAAAAAGAGATGCGCGGTCTTCGTGGGATCATCGACTCGATGACTCCCCAAGAACGTCGCAACCCGAAGCTGATCACGCCGCAGCGCCGGCAACGGATCGCGACCGGCTGCGGAAAGTCGCCGCAAGACGTCAGCAACCTGCTGAAGCAGTTTGATGCGATGTCTTCGGTGATGAAGGGAGCGTCGCCGTCGGAGCTGATCAGCAAGATGCAGCGGGGCGACCTGATGGATCCGACGGGCAAGATGAAGAAGAACAAGGTCGGCACCGGCAAACGCCTCAGTACAAAAGAGCGCGCCGCCCAGAAAAAGGTGCGTGACAAGGCGCTCCGCAAACGTAAAAAACGCTAG
- the rplS gene encoding 50S ribosomal protein L19, whose translation MSQDLMNKVESAYKKADIDQFEIGDTVDVHTKILEGNKERIQVYTGTVIARSGSGTREMFTVRRIVGGEGVEKKFPIHSPKVDKVVSTRKSVVRRAKLYYLRDRVGKATRLTERRV comes from the coding sequence ATGAGCCAAGATTTGATGAACAAGGTCGAATCGGCCTACAAGAAGGCGGACATCGACCAGTTCGAGATTGGGGACACCGTCGACGTCCACACCAAGATTCTCGAAGGGAACAAAGAACGTATCCAGGTCTACACCGGCACCGTCATCGCCCGTAGCGGCAGCGGCACCCGTGAGATGTTCACCGTCCGTCGCATCGTCGGCGGCGAGGGTGTCGAAAAGAAATTCCCGATCCACAGCCCGAAGGTCGACAAGGTCGTCTCGACCCGCAAGTCGGTCGTTCGCCGTGCGAAGCTGTACTACCTGCGTGATCGCGTCGGTAAGGCGACCCGCCTGACCGAACGTCGCGTCTAA
- a CDS encoding amidase, protein MDAPRKTPPLCRLSAAQIVAGVAAGEFSVTEVIDQYAARIEAVNPQINALVYPLLDAARETAQAYDAAGRPSEPGLLHGAPFTVKECFYVQGAPATIGLTNQLTLSPQDGPHVQRMRAAGAIPLGVTNVPQLMILHETDNPVYGRTNNPWNLEHGVGGSSGGEAAIIAAGASPLGLGSDLGGSIRLPAHFCGVHGIKPTNRRLARTGAFDNLRGMQGLEYQTGPLASHVEDLELALRVLASAEHGWRHGDVGPIPMTPSRDVDLSQLRIGYWEYDGYFQAAPAIRRVVRESIAALKESGAQLIELRPPNISKALQHYFAIISADGGADFRNLLTGSKKDAEVARIVRLAQTPRWIRPLMAALLRMRGERKLADLFVAAGPRSATSLWQATAGAIDFVDEVQHTWDDERIDAVITPPHALPAFLHGMAVELIPSASYSLLFNLLGVPCGTVACSRVGEDELSDRTVLSDPVERSAQQVELASAGMPVGLQVAGRPWREDQVLAIMGKIESYFRQRDDYPDVTRLPI, encoded by the coding sequence ATGGACGCTCCTCGAAAAACTCCGCCCCTTTGCCGCCTGAGCGCCGCCCAAATCGTCGCCGGCGTCGCGGCTGGCGAGTTCTCCGTCACGGAAGTGATCGACCAATACGCCGCGCGGATCGAAGCGGTTAATCCGCAGATCAACGCGCTCGTCTATCCGCTTCTGGATGCGGCGCGAGAAACTGCGCAAGCGTACGACGCCGCCGGCCGGCCCAGCGAACCAGGTCTGCTGCATGGCGCGCCGTTTACCGTCAAGGAATGCTTCTACGTGCAAGGAGCGCCGGCGACGATCGGCCTGACGAATCAACTTACGCTCTCTCCGCAGGATGGCCCGCACGTTCAGCGAATGCGAGCCGCCGGCGCGATACCGCTCGGCGTCACCAACGTCCCGCAGTTAATGATCCTGCACGAGACCGACAACCCGGTCTACGGAAGGACGAACAACCCGTGGAATCTTGAGCACGGCGTCGGCGGTTCGAGCGGCGGCGAAGCGGCGATCATCGCAGCGGGCGCATCGCCGCTCGGTCTGGGAAGCGATCTCGGCGGCAGCATTCGATTGCCGGCCCACTTCTGCGGCGTCCACGGCATCAAACCAACCAATCGCCGCTTGGCCCGCACCGGCGCGTTCGACAACTTGCGCGGCATGCAGGGGCTCGAATACCAAACCGGTCCTTTGGCCAGTCACGTCGAAGACCTGGAGCTTGCGCTCCGCGTTCTCGCGTCGGCCGAACATGGCTGGCGACATGGCGACGTCGGCCCCATTCCGATGACGCCCAGCCGCGACGTCGACTTGTCGCAACTGAGGATCGGCTACTGGGAATATGACGGCTACTTCCAAGCGGCGCCGGCGATTCGCCGCGTCGTGCGTGAATCGATCGCGGCGTTGAAGGAGTCCGGCGCCCAATTGATTGAGCTTCGCCCGCCGAACATCTCCAAGGCGCTGCAGCACTACTTCGCCATAATCAGCGCTGACGGAGGCGCCGACTTCCGCAATCTGCTTACCGGCAGCAAGAAAGACGCCGAGGTCGCTCGCATAGTTCGACTGGCGCAAACGCCACGCTGGATTCGCCCGCTGATGGCGGCGCTGCTCCGGATGCGAGGCGAACGGAAGTTGGCCGATCTGTTTGTTGCCGCAGGGCCACGCTCGGCGACATCGCTTTGGCAAGCGACGGCCGGCGCGATCGACTTCGTCGATGAGGTGCAACACACATGGGACGACGAGCGGATCGATGCGGTGATCACGCCGCCGCACGCTTTGCCGGCGTTTCTGCATGGCATGGCGGTTGAATTGATCCCGTCGGCTAGCTACTCGCTCCTCTTCAATCTGCTCGGAGTTCCGTGCGGAACGGTCGCCTGTTCGCGTGTTGGCGAAGATGAACTCTCGGATCGAACCGTTCTTTCTGACCCGGTCGAGCGCAGCGCGCAACAAGTAGAACTGGCGAGCGCAGGCATGCCGGTCGGGCTGCAAGTCGCCGGACGCCCTTGGCGCGAAGATCAGGTCCTCGCGATCATGGGGAAGATCGAATCGTACTTCCGTCAGCGGGACGACTACCCAGACGTTACTCGGCTCCCGATCTGA
- a CDS encoding DUF1573 domain-containing protein, translated as MSRSAFLSLAFCLMLASVASAQDWARKMFNVTSHDFGTVARGADAIYEFDLQNIYEEDVHVASVRSSCGCTSPSIKGGELKTWEKGAIVCKFNTDSFLGEKSATVTVTIDKPYYAEVQLNVRGHIRGDVVFQPGAVKLGSVDQGEPASAKVNVAYAGGSNWQIMDIRSDNPYLAVEMSDPIRGSGRISYDLTVKLKDDAPVGYIQDHLTLVTSDSRNPNITLPVEGKVAPAVTVSPAALALGELAPGESIEKKLIVRAKKPFKITSIKCDDQSFQFAEPSDESKLLHFVPVTFTAGGKSGAQTQKIVIETDIAGGASGETIATVNVKTDTVSDEAAVTLNE; from the coding sequence GTGTCTCGATCAGCATTTCTGTCGTTGGCATTTTGTTTGATGCTCGCTAGCGTCGCTTCGGCGCAGGATTGGGCCCGGAAAATGTTCAACGTCACGTCGCATGATTTTGGTACCGTGGCTCGCGGCGCCGATGCGATTTACGAGTTTGATCTGCAAAACATCTACGAAGAAGACGTTCACGTCGCCTCCGTTCGCTCCAGCTGTGGATGCACCTCGCCCTCGATTAAGGGGGGCGAACTGAAGACGTGGGAAAAGGGCGCCATCGTCTGCAAGTTCAATACGGATAGCTTTCTCGGCGAAAAGAGCGCCACCGTCACGGTGACGATCGACAAGCCTTACTACGCTGAAGTTCAATTGAACGTCCGCGGTCACATTCGTGGCGACGTCGTCTTCCAGCCAGGCGCCGTGAAACTCGGTTCGGTCGATCAGGGCGAACCCGCTTCGGCCAAAGTGAACGTCGCTTACGCCGGCGGCAGCAACTGGCAGATCATGGACATTCGCAGCGACAACCCCTACCTGGCTGTCGAAATGTCGGACCCGATACGTGGCTCTGGTCGTATCTCGTATGACCTGACCGTCAAGCTGAAAGACGACGCTCCGGTCGGCTATATCCAAGATCACCTGACCTTGGTCACCAGCGACTCGCGCAACCCGAACATCACCCTGCCGGTCGAAGGCAAGGTTGCTCCGGCCGTTACGGTCAGCCCCGCCGCTTTGGCCTTGGGCGAACTGGCGCCGGGCGAATCGATCGAAAAGAAGCTGATCGTGCGTGCCAAGAAGCCGTTTAAGATCACCTCGATCAAATGTGACGACCAGTCGTTCCAATTCGCCGAACCGTCGGACGAATCGAAGTTGCTGCACTTCGTTCCGGTCACCTTCACCGCTGGCGGCAAGTCGGGCGCCCAGACGCAGAAGATCGTGATCGAAACCGACATCGCCGGCGGCGCCTCGGGCGAAACGATCGCCACCGTGAACGTCAAAACCGATACGGTCAGCGACGAAGCGGCGGTTACGCTGAACGAGTAA
- a CDS encoding YraN family protein, with translation MLFRWIAPWRKPQSLGLRGEAAAARFLRKLGYVIIARSDRSKLGEIDIVAVDGRTVVFVEVKTRTSSDTAHPSDAVDAVKQAKLTRLALSYLRRHNLLECKARFDVVAITWPATATQPTIEHFPNAFEPTGEFQLFS, from the coding sequence ATGCTCTTTCGCTGGATCGCCCCATGGCGCAAGCCGCAGTCGCTTGGCCTTCGAGGAGAAGCGGCCGCCGCTCGGTTTCTGCGCAAGCTCGGCTACGTGATCATCGCTCGCAGCGATCGCTCCAAGCTGGGTGAGATCGACATCGTGGCGGTCGACGGCCGGACCGTCGTCTTTGTCGAAGTGAAGACCCGCACTTCCAGCGACACCGCCCATCCCAGCGATGCGGTCGACGCCGTCAAGCAAGCGAAGCTGACTCGTTTGGCGCTCAGCTATCTCCGCCGGCACAACCTGCTGGAGTGCAAAGCTCGCTTCGACGTCGTTGCGATCACCTGGCCCGCAACTGCGACGCAACCGACGATCGAACACTTTCCGAACGCCTTCGAGCCGACCGGCGAGTTCCAGCTGTTCTCCTGA